A genome region from Hoplias malabaricus isolate fHopMal1 chromosome 8, fHopMal1.hap1, whole genome shotgun sequence includes the following:
- the plek2 gene encoding pleckstrin-2, whose product MDTEVRDNSIRKEGFLVKRGHVVLNWKVRWFVLKADKLLYYRYEGGKRDSCHRGTIPLTGCGITCPFLEYENRPLVLKLRTGSGEEFFLEACSREERDEWAAEIRAVVQNLSLGGNNTIPTQTRKGSRALQNINISQVVDSMYDVHSGIRMTSHMEQGSTYINCFSGSALVDWLVFMQLALTRVEAVILGSALLDEGSVRAVGVRSVEAVRNAALGEQFLDDSTALYSFAENLKKRGSVKSEKSLSAVELSGRVQKRGYLLKQGHKVKNWKVRLFVLRAEPGFLHYYDPSKDDINPAGGFPLRGCLVSSLDDNGIPSGVKGKVQGNLFKIITKTDKHYFIQAPTRQEKMEWIEAIKHLT is encoded by the exons ATGGATACAGAGGTGCGGGACAACTCCATTCGTAAAGAGGGGTTTTTGGTGAAGAGG GGTCATGTTGTTCTGAACTGGAAGGTCAGGTGGTTTGTTCTGAAAGCAGATAAACTGCTGTATTACAGATATGAAGGGGGCAAGAGAGACTCCTGTCATCGAGGCACCATTCCTTTAACGGGCTGTGGGATTACCTGCCCTTTCCTCGAGTATGAAAACAGACCG TTGGTGCTGAAGCTCAGGACTGGCTCAGGGGAGGAGTTTTTTCTGGAGGCATGTTCGAGGGAGGAGAGGGATGAATGGGCAGCAGAGATCAGAGCTGTAGTTCAAAACCTCAGCCTAGGGGGCAATAATACTATCCCTACACAAACTCGCAAAGGCTCCAGAGCTCTCCAAAACATCAACATCAG tcaGGTGGTGGACTCCATGTATGATGTACACAGTGGTATTAGGATGACCAGTCACATGGAGCAGGGTAGCACCTACATCAACTGCTTCTCAG gCTCAGCACTGGTGGATTGGCTGGTGTTTATGCAGCTGGCACTGACCCGTGTGGAGGCAGTGATCCTGGGATCCGCTCTTCTCGATGAGGGCAGTGTGAGAGCTGTGGGAGTCAGGAGTGTGGAGGCTGTTCGTAACGCTGCTCTTGGGGAACAGTTCCTCGATGATTCCACGGCTCTTTACAGCTTT gcTGAGAATTTAAAGAAGCGAGGGAGTGTGAAGTCAGAGAAATCTTTGTCTGCAGTGGAGCTCAGTGGAAGAGTGCAGAAGAGAGGATACTTGCTCAAACAG GGACACAAGGTTAAGAACTGGAAAGTGCGGCTGTTTGTGCTGAGGGCAGAGCCTGGCTTCTTGCACTACTATGACCCCAGCAAG GATGACATTAATCCAGCAGGTGGCTTTCCTTTACGCGGCTGTTTGGTTTCCTCCCTGGATGACAACGGCATtccctcag GTGTGAAAGGTAAAGTCCAAGGAAATCTGTTTAAAATCATCACAAAGACAGACAAACATTACTTCATCCAGGCACCCACAAGGCAGGAGAAGATGGAGTGGATCGAGGCCATTAAACATCTAACATAA